AGAATTGAGTATCCAGAAATGACAAAGAAAAAGGTGATACAAGCATGACATTACTAATTGATTGTGTTGATGAGACGAATGAACTTACAGAGCAACAAATGCTGGAAGTTGAAAGGTTATTAGCATTTGCAGCTAAAAAACTAAATGTAGAAGAACATAGCGAAGTGTCTGTCACATATGTAACCAATGAAAAAATTCATGAAATTAATCGAGAGTTCCGTGAAAAGGATGCTCCTACAGATGTAATTTCGTTTGCAATGGAAGAACTAGGAGAAGGCGAAATAGAATTAAAGGGTGTAGACATGCCTCGGATTTTAGGTGATATCATCATTTCTGTTGCTAAAACGAAGGAGCAGGCAGAAGATTATGGCCACTCCTTTCTACGAGAGTTAGGATTTTTAGCCGTGCATGGTTTTTTGCATCTTTTAGGCTATGATCATATGACTGAAGAAGAAGAAAAAGAAATGTTTACATTGCAGAAGGAAATTTTAAACGATTATGGACTCACGCGATAAAAGAAAACCAAACCCATTGCTCGGCTCATTTTCATATGCTGTGTTTGGGATTGTAACAGCCCTCCGTTCAGAACGAAATATGAGGATTCACTTATTAAGTTCGATTGTGGTAATTCTATTATCCTTTTACTTTTCGATAACTAAATTAGAGTGGATCTTCATCCTATTAGCTATTGGCGGTATGTTTGCTTTAGAACTGGTAAATACCGCCATTGAGCGGGTAGTTGATCTTGTTACGGAGGAATTTCATCCACTTGCCAAGCAAGCTAAAGA
The window above is part of the Bacillus sp. SORGH_AS_0510 genome. Proteins encoded here:
- the ybeY gene encoding rRNA maturation RNase YbeY, yielding MTLLIDCVDETNELTEQQMLEVERLLAFAAKKLNVEEHSEVSVTYVTNEKIHEINREFREKDAPTDVISFAMEELGEGEIELKGVDMPRILGDIIISVAKTKEQAEDYGHSFLRELGFLAVHGFLHLLGYDHMTEEEEKEMFTLQKEILNDYGLTR
- a CDS encoding diacylglycerol kinase family protein; amino-acid sequence: MDSRDKRKPNPLLGSFSYAVFGIVTALRSERNMRIHLLSSIVVILLSFYFSITKLEWIFILLAIGGMFALELVNTAIERVVDLVTEEFHPLAKQAKDIAAGAVFVYAVLSIIIGFLIFTPYIVNMINSHHLFSL